Proteins encoded in a region of the Nocardia asteroides genome:
- the recX gene encoding recombination regulator RecX: MAAGSEGGTVEQAKEACLRLLAVRARSRAELAQRLAAKGYSAEVSERALDRLTEVGLIDDAAFAEQWVHARHTFSGKGKQALAQELRRKGVAQSDAASALDAITSDEEEARATELVRRKLRSLPRELDRDKTIRRLVGMLARRGYSQATAYRVVKAELADRGLEGDLDPLD; this comes from the coding sequence GTGGCGGCCGGATCCGAAGGCGGGACGGTCGAGCAGGCGAAGGAGGCGTGTCTGCGCTTGCTCGCCGTCCGCGCCCGCAGCCGTGCCGAGCTGGCCCAGCGTCTGGCCGCCAAGGGGTACTCGGCCGAGGTGAGCGAGCGGGCGCTCGACCGCCTCACCGAAGTGGGTCTCATCGATGATGCCGCCTTCGCCGAGCAATGGGTCCACGCCCGCCACACCTTCTCCGGTAAAGGCAAACAGGCGCTGGCGCAGGAGCTCCGCCGCAAGGGCGTCGCGCAGTCGGACGCCGCGTCCGCTCTCGACGCCATCACCTCCGACGAGGAGGAAGCCCGCGCCACCGAGCTGGTCCGCCGCAAATTACGCTCGCTGCCGCGAGAGCTCGACCGGGACAAGACGATTCGCCGACTCGTCGGGATGCTCGCCCGGCGGGGTTACAGCCAGGCCACGGCCTATCGCGTGGTCAAAGCCGAACTGGCCGATCGGGGGCTCGAAGGCGATCTCGACCCCCTCGACTGA
- a CDS encoding amino acid ABC transporter permease, producing the protein MSAGPSVLFDAPGPKARLRNNIYSALVIAAVVAVGWVLYRGFAEKGQFTAEKWKPFLEAEVWSTYLLPGLRGTIVAALLSIVLALVLGMIFGILRLSDHRVVRWVAGAVVEVARAIPVLILMIFLFAVYSDYDLFESEDLALAAVVTALTVYNGSVIAEIVRAGIRSLPKGQTEAAVALGMRKNQLMRLILLPQAITAMLPALISQMVVALKDSALGYQITYVEIVRSGQQLGAAEQNTIPSLIVIAIIMIALNSALTLVATKLEQRLRARKRGKGGGAVVAADSIITDAAPGVDIGTKP; encoded by the coding sequence ATGAGCGCGGGCCCTTCGGTCCTGTTCGACGCGCCGGGCCCGAAGGCGAGACTGCGCAACAACATCTACTCGGCGCTGGTCATCGCCGCCGTGGTCGCGGTGGGCTGGGTGCTCTACCGCGGCTTCGCCGAGAAGGGCCAGTTCACCGCGGAGAAGTGGAAGCCGTTCCTGGAGGCGGAGGTCTGGTCGACCTATCTGCTGCCCGGTCTGCGCGGCACGATCGTGGCCGCGTTGCTGTCCATCGTGTTGGCGCTGGTCCTCGGCATGATCTTCGGCATCCTGCGGCTGTCGGATCATCGCGTCGTGCGCTGGGTCGCCGGGGCGGTCGTGGAGGTGGCGCGGGCCATCCCGGTGCTGATCCTGATGATCTTCCTGTTCGCGGTGTACTCCGACTACGACCTGTTCGAGTCGGAGGATCTCGCACTCGCCGCGGTGGTCACCGCGCTGACCGTCTACAACGGCTCGGTCATCGCGGAGATCGTGCGGGCGGGCATCCGGTCGCTGCCCAAAGGGCAGACCGAGGCGGCCGTCGCGCTCGGCATGCGCAAGAACCAGCTGATGCGGTTGATCCTGCTGCCGCAGGCGATCACGGCGATGCTGCCCGCGCTGATCTCGCAGATGGTGGTCGCGTTGAAGGACTCCGCGCTGGGCTACCAGATCACCTACGTCGAAATCGTGCGCTCGGGTCAGCAGCTCGGTGCGGCCGAACAGAACACGATTCCGTCGCTGATCGTCATCGCGATCATCATGATCGCCCTCAACAGCGCGTTGACGCTGGTGGCGACGAAGCTGGAGCAGCGGCTGCGGGCACGTAAGCGCGGGAAAGGCGGCGGCGCCGTCGTCGCCGCGGACTCGATCATCACCGACGCGGCCCCCGGTGTCGACATCGGCACGAAACCGTGA
- a CDS encoding amino acid ABC transporter permease, which yields MFDLISRYDSQILEAFWVTIQLAVLSAVGALILGTVVAGLRVSPVPVARWVGTAYVTIFRNTPLTLIIVFMSLGLYTTMGWRLAGEGPDSLAQNNFRFAVIGLSIYTAAFVCESLRAGINTVPMGQSEAGRSLGFGFLQNLRLVVLPQAFRSVIAPLGSVLIALTKNSTIASAIGVAEAATLMAEMTETEAAVLAIGAIFALGFVILTLPTGLFFGWLAKKYEVAR from the coding sequence GTGTTCGACCTGATCTCGAGGTATGACAGCCAAATCCTCGAAGCATTCTGGGTGACCATTCAGCTGGCCGTGCTGTCCGCGGTCGGCGCGCTGATCCTGGGCACCGTCGTCGCCGGGCTGCGGGTGTCTCCCGTGCCGGTCGCCCGCTGGGTCGGCACCGCATACGTCACCATCTTCCGCAACACCCCGCTCACGCTGATCATCGTGTTCATGTCGTTGGGGCTCTACACCACGATGGGCTGGCGTCTCGCGGGTGAAGGGCCGGACTCCCTCGCACAGAACAATTTCCGTTTCGCCGTCATCGGCCTGAGCATCTACACCGCCGCGTTCGTCTGCGAGTCGCTGCGCGCGGGCATCAACACCGTGCCGATGGGGCAGTCCGAGGCGGGGCGCTCGCTCGGTTTCGGCTTCCTGCAGAACCTGCGGCTGGTCGTGCTGCCGCAGGCTTTCCGCTCGGTCATCGCTCCCCTGGGCAGCGTGCTGATCGCGCTGACCAAGAACTCCACCATCGCCTCGGCCATCGGCGTCGCCGAGGCGGCGACCTTGATGGCGGAGATGACCGAGACCGAAGCCGCGGTCCTGGCGATCGGCGCGATCTTCGCGCTCGGCTTCGTGATCCTGACCCTGCCGACCGGCCTGTTCTTCGGCTGGCTGGCCAAGAAGTACGAGGTGGCTCGATGA
- a CDS encoding glutamate ABC transporter substrate-binding protein: MRINRALRMGIGAIALTLAAATATACGGGDDKSALDHAKDGKLTVGIKFDQPGLGLRNKDGSYSGFDVEVAKYVAGKLGVAPESITWKEAPSGQRETLIENGQVDYIVATYSINDKRKEKIDFAGPYYVAGQSLLVRADNTDINGPDNLKGKKVCSVKGSTPAQNIEKNFPDTQLQTNDTYSLCLEGLRAGSWDAVTTDDIILAGYAAQSSGAFKVVGKPFTTENYGIGSKKGDQELRDKINDAIEAMIADGSWKKAFDSTVGASGYQAPQPPTVNRY, encoded by the coding sequence ATGAGGATCAATCGCGCTCTGCGCATGGGTATCGGGGCGATCGCCCTGACACTCGCCGCCGCGACCGCCACCGCGTGCGGCGGCGGCGACGACAAGTCCGCCCTGGATCACGCCAAGGACGGCAAGCTCACCGTCGGCATAAAGTTCGACCAGCCCGGTCTGGGCCTGCGGAACAAGGACGGGTCCTACAGCGGCTTCGATGTCGAGGTGGCCAAGTACGTCGCGGGCAAGCTGGGCGTGGCGCCCGAGAGCATCACCTGGAAGGAAGCCCCGTCCGGCCAGCGCGAGACGCTGATCGAGAACGGTCAGGTCGACTACATCGTCGCCACCTACTCGATCAACGACAAGCGCAAGGAGAAGATCGACTTCGCCGGGCCGTACTACGTCGCCGGACAGTCGCTGCTGGTGCGCGCCGACAACACCGACATCAACGGCCCGGACAACCTGAAGGGCAAGAAGGTCTGCTCGGTGAAGGGCTCCACCCCGGCGCAGAACATCGAGAAGAACTTCCCCGACACCCAACTGCAGACCAACGACACCTACTCGCTGTGCCTGGAGGGCCTGCGCGCCGGGTCCTGGGACGCGGTGACTACCGACGACATCATCCTCGCCGGTTACGCCGCGCAGAGCAGCGGCGCGTTCAAGGTGGTCGGCAAGCCGTTCACCACCGAGAACTACGGCATCGGGTCGAAGAAGGGCGACCAGGAGCTGCGGGACAAGATCAACGACGCGATCGAGGCGATGATCGCCGACGGCTCCTGGAAGAAGGCGTTCGACTCGACCGTCGGCGCGTCCGGCTACCAGGCCCCGCAGCCGCCCACCGTGAACCGGTACTGA
- a CDS encoding amino acid ABC transporter ATP-binding protein, producing MISMRNVDKHFGDLHVLKDINLEVPKGQVVIVLGPSGSGKSTLCRTVNRLEPIDSGDIAIDGVPLPAEGRALAALRADVGMVFQSFNLFAHKTIVENVALAPVKVRKMKKDRARARAMELLDRVGIADQADKYPAQLSGGQQQRVAIARALAMSPKVMLFDEPTSALDPEMVNEVLEVMVSLAKEGMTMLVVTHEMGFARRAGNRVLFMADGQVVEDAAPDAFFTAPKSERAKDFLGKILSH from the coding sequence ATGATCTCGATGCGCAATGTGGACAAGCACTTCGGCGACCTGCACGTACTCAAGGACATCAACCTGGAGGTCCCCAAGGGGCAGGTCGTCATCGTGCTGGGCCCCTCGGGCTCCGGTAAGTCGACGCTGTGCCGCACAGTCAACCGGCTCGAGCCGATCGATTCCGGCGACATCGCCATCGACGGAGTGCCGCTGCCCGCCGAGGGTCGCGCACTGGCCGCGCTGCGCGCCGACGTCGGCATGGTCTTCCAGTCCTTCAACCTCTTCGCGCACAAGACGATCGTGGAGAACGTCGCGCTCGCGCCGGTCAAGGTCCGCAAGATGAAGAAGGACCGAGCTCGCGCCCGCGCCATGGAATTGCTCGACCGGGTCGGCATCGCCGATCAGGCCGACAAGTACCCGGCGCAACTATCCGGCGGGCAGCAGCAGCGCGTCGCCATCGCCAGGGCGCTGGCGATGAGCCCGAAGGTGATGCTGTTCGACGAGCCGACCTCAGCGCTGGACCCGGAGATGGTCAACGAGGTGCTCGAAGTGATGGTGTCGCTGGCCAAGGAAGGGATGACGATGCTGGTCGTCACCCACGAGATGGGCTTCGCGCGCCGCGCCGGGAACCGGGTGCTGTTCATGGCCGACGGCCAGGTGGTGGAGGACGCGGCGCCGGACGCCTTCTTCACCGCCCCGAAGTCCGAGCGCGCCAAAGACTTCCTGGGCAAGATTTTGAGCCACTGA